The genomic interval GCGGAGACAGAAGCGGTGGGTTACGCCCAGCCGACTGCGCTTCGCGCAGCCGCAGGGCTAACCCACCCTACGAATTCCGTGTTCACTACTTAAGCCGCGCGCACCTTCGCCAGGAAGCCGTCCACCGCGCTGCGCAGCGCGCCGGACTGGTTGTCCAGCTCGCGGGCATTCGAGAGCACGTCGCTTGCCGCCGAGCCGGTCGCTTCCGCGGCCGAGGTGACGCTGCCGATATGGGTGTTGATCTCGTTCGAGCCGGCCGCGACCGACTGGATGTTGCGGGCGATCTCGCGCGTCGCCTCGCCCTGCTGCTCGATCGACGACGAGATGCCGGCGGTGATCTCGCTCATCTCGGCGATGGTCTGCGTGATGCCGGCGATGGCGGCGACGGCGTCGCTGGTCGAGGTCTGCATCGCCGCCACCTGGGCGGAGATTTCCTCGGTCGCTTTCGCAGTCTGGTTGGCGAGCGCCTTGACCTCGGAGGCGACCACCGCAAAACCGCGGCCGGATTCACCGGCGCGCGCCGCCTCGATGGTGGCGTTGAGCGCCAGCAGGTTGGTCTGCGCCGCGATCGAGTGGATCAGCTTGACCACCTCCCCGATCTTCTCGGCGCCAGACGACAGCACCTGCACGGTGGCATTGGTGCGCTCGGCGTCGTTGACGGCCTTGCTCGCGACCACCGTCGAGCGCGTCACCTGGCGTGAGATCTCGTTGACCGAGCTCGACAGCTCTTCGGCGGCCGCCGCGACGGTGCCGACATTGCCGGACGCCCGTTGCGAGGCCGCACCGACGGTCGCTGCACGCGCGCTGGCGTCGCTGGCGGTCGCGGTCATCGACTGCGCCGTGGTCTGCATGCCTGCGGCGGCCGAAGAGACCGAGCGGACGATGCCGTTGACGCTGCGTTCGAAGTCGTTGGCGATGCTGTCCATCGCGCTGCGGCGTTCCGCCGCAACACGTTCCTTGGCGTCCGCCTCGGTCTTCTCGAGATCGCGGATGCGGACCGCATTGTCCTTGAAGATCTGCACCGTTGACGCCATCGCGCCGACCTCGTCACCGCGGCCGACGCCGGGAATGTCGCCTTCGAGCTTGCCGTCGGCGAGCTCCTTCATGCGGGTGCCGAGCATGGCAAGCGGGCGGCTGATGCTGCGGCCGATCAGCCAGGCGACGCTGCCGGCGACGATGACGATGCCGAGGATGGACAGGCCGAGCAGCCAGGCCACCGGCGCCATCTTGTCCTCGATGTCGTCGAGATAGGCTCCCGTGCCGAGATACATGTCGAAGCCGGGGACGGCCACCGCGTAACCAAGCTTGCGGATCGGCTTCTCCTGGCCGGGCTTCACATATTCATAGTACAGCAGGATGTCGCCGTGGGCCTTGACGCCGTCCATCAGCTCCTTGGACAACTTGCGGCCGTTGGTCTCGACCTCCATGCGATTGGTGCCGATCTGCTTCGGATCGGGCGCGAGCTGCGTGATGCCGTCATAAGTGGTGCCGAACAGGTAGCCCGCGCCCTTGTCATAGGTCATCGCGTTGCCGTAGCGGCGAAGGTCGGCCAAGGCGGCCTCCTTCGTCATCTCGCCGGCGTTGACCCGCTTCATCAGGGTGGCCGCGTAGTTGCGCGCCAGTTCGACGATCGCCTTGGCCTGGTCGACGCGCGCATTCACCATCTCGCGCTTCATCAGATAGCCGGCGAGAACCCCGGAGATGCACAAGCCGAACAGCGTGACGCCGACAAGAATGCCAAGCTTGGGGGCGATCTTCATATTGCTCAACTTCACGGGGATGGCTCCGGGAATGGGGGACAGGCGCGTGGCAAGTCGATAGAATTTGAATCAACCTTTAGTGTGAGACCCCTTAGCGCTTTGTTACGGGAACTCCGTAGAAGCCCTGACCTCCGCGAAAGTCCGGTATTCCGGCAACCGACGATTGTACGAATACGAGCCGCTTTCGCGTAAAAGACGAACAGGCCCGGCGCCAAGGCCGGGTCAAAGCAACAACCGACCAGCAGAATCGGGAGCAGGAAATGCCGAAATACAGGGTGCTGACGCCGAAGGGCGCGAGCTTTACGGTCGCCGGCAGCGATTACTCATATGAGCGGGAGGCGCTCGATCCGATCGAGGCCGAGATCATCGAGGCGCCGGCCAACGAGGCCGAGTTCATCGCGGCCGCCCGGACCGCCGACGCGATCTACGCCAAGGGCATGCCGATCTCAAAGACGGTCATCGACGCGCTGGAGACCTGCAAGGTCATCACGCTCGGCTCCGTCGGCGTCGACAGCGTCGACGTGAAGGCGGCGACCGCACGCGGCATTCCCGTAACCAACATCCCCGACACCTTCATCGAGGAGGTCGCCGACCACGCCATGATGCTGCTGCTCGCCGGCTTCCGCCGCCTGGTCGAGCAGGACCGGATGGTGCGCACGGGGCGCTGGGCCGAGGGTCGGCCGGCGCTCCTGAAAATCCCGCGGCTGATGGGCCAGACGCTCGGCTTCATCTCGTTCGGCCGCGTGGCGCGTGCAGT from Bradyrhizobium arachidis carries:
- a CDS encoding methyl-accepting chemotaxis protein encodes the protein MKLSNMKIAPKLGILVGVTLFGLCISGVLAGYLMKREMVNARVDQAKAIVELARNYAATLMKRVNAGEMTKEAALADLRRYGNAMTYDKGAGYLFGTTYDGITQLAPDPKQIGTNRMEVETNGRKLSKELMDGVKAHGDILLYYEYVKPGQEKPIRKLGYAVAVPGFDMYLGTGAYLDDIEDKMAPVAWLLGLSILGIVIVAGSVAWLIGRSISRPLAMLGTRMKELADGKLEGDIPGVGRGDEVGAMASTVQIFKDNAVRIRDLEKTEADAKERVAAERRSAMDSIANDFERSVNGIVRSVSSAAAGMQTTAQSMTATASDASARAATVGAASQRASGNVGTVAAAAEELSSSVNEISRQVTRSTVVASKAVNDAERTNATVQVLSSGAEKIGEVVKLIHSIAAQTNLLALNATIEAARAGESGRGFAVVASEVKALANQTAKATEEISAQVAAMQTSTSDAVAAIAGITQTIAEMSEITAGISSSIEQQGEATREIARNIQSVAAGSNEINTHIGSVTSAAEATGSAASDVLSNARELDNQSGALRSAVDGFLAKVRAA